AAGCCATGCTAAGCATGTCCGTTGCAAGCATTATATCCACTTCCTTCTCCACATATTCACCAGAGGGCAGTTTTCTTAGTTTTGCCAATTTCACTTTTATACCTTGTAGAGAAAGCTCCTCAAGAAACCTTTTCTGCCTCATATAGCTTTCCCATTCTGGACTGTTTTTCTTTATGTCCTTTTCTTGAGGTATGGCTCCATAAAAATATGCCCTTATAAGCTTTCTGTCTTCCTTTAAAAAGTCAACTAACTTTTGATAGTCTATCCTTATGTTCATATACCTTATGGCATGAAAGAGGTTAGACCCATCTATGAAAATTACCACCCTTTCATAGTTCATAGAGCAAACCGCATAAAGCAGGCAAGCCCATCTATTTTCTTCTTTAATTCTTCTAAATGTATAACCTTAATCCTTGCTCTTTCTTCAAGAGCAAACTCAATAATTTCATCTACCACATCTGGCACTGGATAAACCTTGTCCTCCAACGGGCAATCTGGTGTAAGGAGAGGTAAGTGGGACTTTTCACATACATATCCCGGCTTTTGAAAGTCATCCGCAAGTAGCAAAAGCCTTACATTTCCGTTGTAGAGTTGCTGTAATACCCTTGAAGTTCCATTTACCGCAAGTCCCTTACCTTCCAACTCCTGCAGTTCCTCTACCAATTTCCTCTCCTCTTCTTTACTCTTTTCATAAAGGAGGTTGTATACCTTTTCCTTGACTTCCTCTTCCACATAGGATGGATTTGCCTCTATGTATCCTATGAGCCTTTCCAATAGGTATGGATGGAGATGGTTTTCTATATCCCTTATATCCTCCCTATCAGAGCCTATAACCAGTTTGTCAAATTTGCTCTCTTTCCATGCTTCCATAAGAGCATCACTTGCCAATTTAAAGAGCCTATGCCTTTCTTCTCTTATCCTCATATTAAACCTGTATTCGCCATAAGAATGTTGGACCACGTTTGGTCCACCTATTCTTGCAGGCATAGAAAACTTCATAATACCTTCTGCTCCCTTAAGCCCACTACCTCCCGAGTGGAATTTATGTGCCCTTGTGGCAAGAGGCTCCATAAAGTCCAAAACCTCCCTCATTCCCTCAAGGTCCATAAGGAAAAAGCGTGCATGCTTTCTGTCTATGAGTAGCACTCCTATTCTACCAAGCTCTTCGTCAATTACCGCTATTTCTCTTATAAGAGGGTCGTGGTCTACTATGAGCCTGTTTTTGTAGGTGTATGGTAGCTTAACAACTTCAAAAAGTCCTCTGGAAGAGGAGGAAAAGATGGCTATTGCTCTGCATCCTTTTAGATTTTCAGGTTCTGAAAGAAAATCCTCTATCTTCTTAAAGTCCTCTTCCACAGACCTTAGAACATGGTTTTCTAATCCTCTGTTCTCTAAGTGTTCCCTTTGAGCTTTAACCAGGTTTTTAAAGGTTCTAAGATACTTTCTGTCTGTTCTTTCTTCCACACCAAGCTTAAGATAGAGGCTTGTGACCATGTAATCGTCCGCTTTAAAACTCAAAAGCCTTTCCAGGACCTCTTTCAACCCAGTCATCATCTGCCTCCTTTTTATGCTACCTAATCTTTATATTTTATCAGAACCTCATTAATATATCTGTGCTTGCTCTTATCGTCCTCACCCCATAAAATGCCAAGAACTTTCCATCTTTTTGCTTTTCCAAATGTAAAGTATATTCTTCCCCCTATAGGCTTTAGCTTAAAGATATTCCTGTAGCCCTTCATTACCTCAAACCTTTCAGTCATATCCTTCATGTTAAGTAGCATAAGCTCTTTTAGAAATTCTCTTTTTGCCTCTTTGTTGAGCTCCATAAATTCCCTAACCGCACTTTCTTCAAACTCTATGTTTTCAAAGAGAGTTGAAAGTAAGTCTTCGTATATTTGTTTTTTGCTCTCTACCTGCTTGAGAAGGTTTTCCACCTGTAGCTGAAGTTTTTCCCTCTCCTTTTTTTCTCCTTCAAACCTTTGCAAAAGCTCCTCATATTTCTGGCTTATCTCCATATTCTCTTTGGAAAGCTCTTCTAAGAGCTCCTGCAGAGATATGAGCTCTTTTGATAGTCTTTTTCTTTCTTGTCTTAGCCTTGATACCTCTTCTTTGCTTCCCCTTGGCTGTGTGTCCTGCATAACTTCTAACATTTGAAAGAGTTCTCTGTTTATTTTAGTTAGCCTTTCAAGTCTTTCCGTATACTCCGTAAGCTTCTTCTGGTTTTCCTGAAGTTTTTTAACAAGCATTTCCTTTTCACGCTCAAGCTTTTCCCTTTCTATAAGCTCCTCTTCTCTTAGCTTTTTAAACCTACTTTCTATAAGTTCCTTCTCCTTTGAAAGCCTTTCTGTAAGCTCCTTTAGAAGGTTTATTTGTTCCAAAAGCCCTCTGAGCTCCACATTATTTCTGATTAGCTCTTCTTCAAGCCTTCTTCTTTCCTCTTCAAGCCTTTTCGTTCTTTTCTCAACGGGAGACTCAAAGAGCCATATAAGAGATACGGTAAGCAGGAGAGAGGGAAGAAACTGCGTTATGACTTCGTAGTCTCCCCTCACAATAGAAAGCCCTATTATCTGAAATAGGGAAACGTAAGCAAGCCATATGACGGTCTTTTCTCTATATCCAAAAAGCCATGCAAGATAGAGAGCGGAAGTGAAAGATGCAACCATGAGAATACCCTCTAAGTGAAGGGGAAATAGGTCAACGGGTAGCAGAGTAGACAGGTAGTGTAGTATAAAGTTATAAGAGACTATGAGAAAAAGCAGTTTTAAAGCTTCTCTTACCATTAAGTATAATATAGCCTATGGAAGCTTTTGATGAGCTTTTGAGGATTATGGAGGAGCTTCGCTCTAAGTGTCCTTGGGATAGGTCTCAAACTCACGAGACTTTGAAGAAGTATCTTATAGAGGAAGCTTACGAGCTTCTTGATGCTATTGATTCTGGAGACGATGAAAAACTAAAGGAAGAGCTCGGAGACCTTTTGCTTCAGGTGGTTTTCCACTCTCAGATAGCAAAGGAGAGGTCCGCTTTTGACATAGAGGAGGTAATCCAAAGGCTTAATAAAAAGCTCATAGAGCGTCATCCCCATGTCTTTGGCTGTGAAACTCCGGAAGAGGTGCTCAAAAACTGGGAGGAGAGAAAGCTAAAGGATAGGGAAAGCATTCTTGACGGTGTTCCCAAGAGCCTTCCTGCACTTATGAGGTCTCAGAAACTTCAAGATAGAGCAAGTCTTGTAGGCTTTGACTTTGAGAGACCAGAGCAGGTAATAGAGAAAATAATGGAGGAACTTCAAGAGCTAAGAGAAGCCATGACCTCTGGAGATAGAAGAGAGCTTGAGCATGAGCTGGGAGACCTTCTCACTGCGGTGGTAGAGCTTGGAAGACTTCTTAAACTTGATGCGGAACTATGCCTTCAAAAGGCAAATGACAGGTTTGAAAAGAGGTTTAGATATATGGAAAAGAGGGCAAAGGAAATGGGTAAAGACCTAAGGCAGATGACCCTTGAGGAAATGGACGCCTTGTGGCTTGAGGCTAAGAGGTTTGACTACACAGAAAACTCCTAACCTTTTTACCTGTTCTTTCTTCAAAGTATCTCACTCCGGGGTTTCCGAGAGTGCTCGCACCAACCAAGAGGTAGGCTTTTCTTCCCAAAGCTATGTCCCTTTGCTCTTTTCTTAGAAACTCCTTTAACCATTCCAAGCTTATTCCTGTCCCATCCTGAAGGGTGTCCGCAGGCAGGTAAGCTATATCTTCCGCATCCAAACTACCTATAAGTAAAATAAGAGACTTGTCTGGGCTTATCTCTGTCTGGAGCTCTGCGGAGACTCTGTTTCTCAAAAGGCTCTCCTCATACTCCCGTGGGACAAGAAAGGTTGGGTTGCAAAGGTTATCAGGATACTCAAGAGCTTCATCTCTCAAGCCTTCTGTCAAAATTACCCTTAGACCGCCCTTGTTATAGTATATTACCCTTCCTATCTTCTCCACAGGGTCTGCCTTTAAAATACCTCTTATAGATGGAGAGTAGGGTCTTACAAAGGATGGGATTGTCTGACCATTGACTTCAAGTTTTCCTTGCAAAACTTTCCAATTGAGAAAGCCAAACTCCCACTCCCTGCAAGAAAGATTTAGTTCACCTTGGACAAAAAGCCTTATTTCTTTTATAAAGGTCAACTCCTCCTTGCTTCCCGGTCTTCTGCCACCAAAAGAGACCAAATCCCATTGCACTGGACCCTTTTTCTGTTTAAAAAGCCCGTATATGCATCCGCAGTAGTCTTGATGGTATAGCTCCAGCTCCTTTGAAAGCCTGAACATCTCTTGAGTGCCACCACCTTTGCGATAGTCCAAGGCTAAGAACTCAATGCCTGAGTTTTGGCACACCTTTTGTCCACTCTCTTTTAGCATTAGAAACTCCTTCTTTGGACTCATAAGCAAGGTGGTGGTAAGGTGAGTTGCACCAAGTTCCTTTGCCACTTCAAGGCTTCTAAGAAGCCTGTAATCAAAGCATATAGCACATCTTTTTCCCCTTTCTGGTTCATCCTCATAGCCTTTTACCGCAGAAAGCCAACCCTCCAAGTCGTATTCTCCTTCTATGAGTTCTATGCCAAGCTCTCCACATATCCTTTTTGTTTCCAAAAGCCTAAGCTTATACTCTTCGTAAGGATGGATATTAGGGTCGTAGAAAAAGCCCACTATATCGGACTCTGGGTAGTCTTCCCTTAGCCTTTTCAAAAAGTAAACCGCATCGGGTGCGCAACATATATGGACCAGAATCTTCATTTCCTACCCTTTACATACTGCTCCCAGTTTTCTGGCGTAAAAGGTGATAGCTCTCTGAGGAGTTTTACCGTCTTTGGAAACTCTTCAAGCACATAGTCCACGTCCTCTTCTGTGTTATCCCTTCCAAAGCTAAAAACTATAGAGCCGTTAGCCACCTCTTTGGGAACACCTATGGCAAAGAGCACATGAGACTGCTTTAGAGCCAAAGACACGCAGGCGGAACCAGAGGCGGTCTCTATACCCATTAGGTCAAGCCTAAGGAGCATGGCTTCTCCTTCTATTAAGTGGACAATCAAAGAAAGATGATGCGGTAGCCTTTGTGTGGGATGCCCCGTAAACTCTATCATATCAAGCCTTTCTTCAAGACCCCTCTTTAGCCTGTCTCTGTATGAGGAGAGCCTTTCCATTCTTTCTGGCAGTTCCTTCATGGCAAGCTCGCAGGCTGCACCAAAGCCCACTATACCCGGCACGTTTTCCGTTCCAGCCCTTACACCCCTTTCTTGAGTTCCACCTTCTATTAGTGGTCTTATCTTTACACCCTTCCTTGTCCACAAGGCACCCACACCCTTAGGTCCATACATAAGGTGTGCGGTAAAGGAAGCAGCATCTACACCCCAATCCTTTAAGTCTACAGGATAGTGTCCCAGTGTGGGGCAGGCGTCTGTGTGAAAGATAACCTTTGGATTTTTCTCCTTTGCAGCTTTTACGAGCTCCTTTATGTTTTGTATAGTTCCTATTTCTCTGTTGGAGTGCCCTATGCTTACAAGAACCGTATCTGGTCTGACCGCATCCGCCAGCTGTTGTGGGTCTATAAGTCCATACTTGTCTGGCTTTAGGTAGGTTACCTCCCAACCCCTCTTCTCAAGGCTTTTTAGAGGGTGCAATATGGAGTGGTGCTCTATCTCCGTGGTAATTATATGTCTTCCCTTCTTCTCATAAGCCTCCGCTATACCCTTTATGGCTAAATTGTTAGCTTCTATACCACCAGAGGTGAATATAAATTCTTCGGGACTATTGGCGTTTGTAAGGACTGCCAGTTTTTCCCTTGCTTCGTTTATAGCCTTTTTTGCCACCTGTCCAAAGCTATGCAGAGACGTGGGGTTTCCAAAGTGCTCTCTAAAGTAGGGAAGCATAGCCTGTAGGACTTCTTCCGCTACTGGTGTTGTTGCAATGTGGTCTAAGTAAACTACCCTTTTACCCGCTTTTTTAACAAACATCTTTTACCTCCTTTCCGTTATGTCGCTAATTAGCTTTGCTATGCTTATAAAAGCCCTTGCGGTATCTGAGTCTGGATGACTTTCTACCACTGGTCTTCCAAGGTCAGAGGTCTCCGCAAGCTCTGGGTCAATGGGTATTGAACCGAGTATCTTAAGCCCATAGGTGGTGGCAAACTCTGCCACCCTACCCTTTCCAAAAATGTAATATTTCTTGCCACTATCGGGGCATACAAAGTAAGCCATATTTTCTATAACACCAAGAATGGGTATTTGAACCTCTTTGAACATGGCTACCGCTTTCTTCACATCCGCCAAAGCCACATCCTGAGGAGTGGTCACCACCACCGCACCACCCATATGCACGTTTTGAGCAAGAGTGAGCTGAACGTCTCCAGTGCCTGGTGGTAGGTCAAGTATAAGGTAGTCAAGCTCTCCCCATTTTACGTCAAAGAGAAACTGCGTGAGTGCCTTCATAAGCATGGGACCACGCCATATAACTGGTGTGTCCTCGGAGGGAAGCAAAAAACCTATAGAAAGCAGTTTTATTCCATACTTTTCTATGGGTATTATTTTGTTGCTTTCGTCCACATGTACTCGCTGACCCTTCACACCCATTATGGTGGGAATACTTGGTCCGTATATGTCCGCATCCAAAAGACCAACCCTATATCCAAGCTTTGAAAGAGCAAGGGCAAGGTTTGCGGAAACAGTAGACTTACCCACGCCACCCTTTCCACTACCAACTGCGATAAGATGCTTTATGCCAGGCACTCTTCTTCTGGTAAAAATGGGAGCACCCATTACAGGTTGTGCGGGAATGTCCTCTACAAATCTAACCTTTATATCCTCTACATCTGGCACCTTCTCAAGAGCATTTCTGGTCTTTTCCACAATATCTTCCTCAAGACCCTTTTGAGGAAGTCTATACACTATCTCAAGGGTTCTTCCTATAAGCTTTATGTCTTTGACTAATTCAGAAAGTCTGGAGTTGTTAACCACCTCATCTCTGAGTGCTTCCATAATATCCTTTATAGCCATTTTCTCCTCCTGTTCTCATAATATAATTTTTAGCCTAAACATAGTTATGAGAATTATCAACAAGGAGAAGAGTAATGAATTATATGCCACAGATAGTTAGTTATTTGAGCGCTAATGAGGATATAGCAGAAATATACCTTTTGCCAAGGGCTTTTATAATGGAAAGAAAGGGTCAAGAACTCATAAGGATATCTGATACTATCCTTACACCTGAGGATATAAGGGATAC
The Aquificaceae bacterium DNA segment above includes these coding regions:
- a CDS encoding Mrp/NBP35 family ATP-binding protein; the protein is MAIKDIMEALRDEVVNNSRLSELVKDIKLIGRTLEIVYRLPQKGLEEDIVEKTRNALEKVPDVEDIKVRFVEDIPAQPVMGAPIFTRRRVPGIKHLIAVGSGKGGVGKSTVSANLALALSKLGYRVGLLDADIYGPSIPTIMGVKGQRVHVDESNKIIPIEKYGIKLLSIGFLLPSEDTPVIWRGPMLMKALTQFLFDVKWGELDYLILDLPPGTGDVQLTLAQNVHMGGAVVVTTPQDVALADVKKAVAMFKEVQIPILGVIENMAYFVCPDSGKKYYIFGKGRVAEFATTYGLKILGSIPIDPELAETSDLGRPVVESHPDSDTARAFISIAKLISDITERR
- the mazG gene encoding nucleoside triphosphate pyrophosphohydrolase codes for the protein MEAFDELLRIMEELRSKCPWDRSQTHETLKKYLIEEAYELLDAIDSGDDEKLKEELGDLLLQVVFHSQIAKERSAFDIEEVIQRLNKKLIERHPHVFGCETPEEVLKNWEERKLKDRESILDGVPKSLPALMRSQKLQDRASLVGFDFERPEQVIEKIMEELQELREAMTSGDRRELEHELGDLLTAVVELGRLLKLDAELCLQKANDRFEKRFRYMEKRAKEMGKDLRQMTLEEMDALWLEAKRFDYTENS
- a CDS encoding epoxyqueuosine reductase QueH, translating into MKILVHICCAPDAVYFLKRLREDYPESDIVGFFYDPNIHPYEEYKLRLLETKRICGELGIELIEGEYDLEGWLSAVKGYEDEPERGKRCAICFDYRLLRSLEVAKELGATHLTTTLLMSPKKEFLMLKESGQKVCQNSGIEFLALDYRKGGGTQEMFRLSKELELYHQDYCGCIYGLFKQKKGPVQWDLVSFGGRRPGSKEELTFIKEIRLFVQGELNLSCREWEFGFLNWKVLQGKLEVNGQTIPSFVRPYSPSIRGILKADPVEKIGRVIYYNKGGLRVILTEGLRDEALEYPDNLCNPTFLVPREYEESLLRNRVSAELQTEISPDKSLILLIGSLDAEDIAYLPADTLQDGTGISLEWLKEFLRKEQRDIALGRKAYLLVGASTLGNPGVRYFEERTGKKVRSFLCSQTS
- a CDS encoding peptide chain release factor 1, which codes for MTGLKEVLERLLSFKADDYMVTSLYLKLGVEERTDRKYLRTFKNLVKAQREHLENRGLENHVLRSVEEDFKKIEDFLSEPENLKGCRAIAIFSSSSRGLFEVVKLPYTYKNRLIVDHDPLIREIAVIDEELGRIGVLLIDRKHARFFLMDLEGMREVLDFMEPLATRAHKFHSGGSGLKGAEGIMKFSMPARIGGPNVVQHSYGEYRFNMRIREERHRLFKLASDALMEAWKESKFDKLVIGSDREDIRDIENHLHPYLLERLIGYIEANPSYVEEEVKEKVYNLLYEKSKEEERKLVEELQELEGKGLAVNGTSRVLQQLYNGNVRLLLLADDFQKPGYVCEKSHLPLLTPDCPLEDKVYPVPDVVDEIIEFALEERARIKVIHLEELKKKIDGLACFMRFAL
- a CDS encoding cysteine desulfurase family protein is translated as MFVKKAGKRVVYLDHIATTPVAEEVLQAMLPYFREHFGNPTSLHSFGQVAKKAINEAREKLAVLTNANSPEEFIFTSGGIEANNLAIKGIAEAYEKKGRHIITTEIEHHSILHPLKSLEKRGWEVTYLKPDKYGLIDPQQLADAVRPDTVLVSIGHSNREIGTIQNIKELVKAAKEKNPKVIFHTDACPTLGHYPVDLKDWGVDAASFTAHLMYGPKGVGALWTRKGVKIRPLIEGGTQERGVRAGTENVPGIVGFGAACELAMKELPERMERLSSYRDRLKRGLEERLDMIEFTGHPTQRLPHHLSLIVHLIEGEAMLLRLDLMGIETASGSACVSLALKQSHVLFAIGVPKEVANGSIVFSFGRDNTEEDVDYVLEEFPKTVKLLRELSPFTPENWEQYVKGRK
- a CDS encoding NYN domain-containing protein produces the protein MNYERVVIFIDGSNLFHAIRYMNIRIDYQKLVDFLKEDRKLIRAYFYGAIPQEKDIKKNSPEWESYMRQKRFLEELSLQGIKVKLAKLRKLPSGEYVEKEVDIMLATDMLSMAYTNTYDTAVLVSGDSDFSYTVEEVQRIGKRVENASFKRTSSYQLRKVCDRFLLLDDYLDRFVVQEKIEVSQELSFWERIKKLWKG